The sequence below is a genomic window from Neomicrococcus aestuarii.
AGGACCGAATTCGTTCCATCAACGACCGTGTTGCAGAGTTGTCTGCACAGTTCTCCTCGCGAGTGTTGGCCGGCCTGAATCAGCATGCGCTTCTGGTGACGGATGAAGCGGAACTCGACGGCCTTGATGCTTCCCAGATTTCGGCCGCTCGTGACGCTGCCGCCGAAAAGGGACTTGAGGGATGGCTCATCACGCTGTCCTTGTTCTCCGCGCAGCCGGCGTTGTCTTCGTTGACCAGCGCTGAGGTTCGTGCGCGATTATTTGAGCGATCCGTGACGCGTGGTCTGCCGAATTCTGGCGGGATTCAGCCAGTGGGCGACCCTGAAATCGAGACCGAAACTCTGTCCCTCGCTCAAGAAATTGCAACTTTGCGCGCCGAGAAGGCGGGCATTCTGGGGTTTGCGAATTATGCCGAGCTGGCGCTTGCGAAGCAGACCGCGCCTTCGGTTGAAGCCGTCGATACGCAGCTGAAGACCCTCGCCAAGGCAGCCTGGAACAACGCTCTGGCCGAGCGTGAAAAGCTCACGGCGATTGCCGGGGCTCCCGTCACGGCCAGCGACTTCCCGTACTACCTCGAGCAGGTGCGCGCTACCGAGTTCAAGCTGGATACCGCCGCGCTCAAGCCGTACTTCGAACTGGACACAGTCCTGACAAAGGGCGTGTTCTACGCCGCGAACAAGCTCTACGGGCTCACCTTCACTCAGCGACACGACATCCCCGTGTACCACCCGGATATTCGCGTGTGGGAAGTTTTCAACGAGGACGGCTCAGCACTGGGTCTTTTCTTTGGGGACTACTTTGCCCGCTCCACGAAGACAGGTGGCGCCTGGATGAACAGCATCCGTGGCGGCTCACAGTTGGTGGGTGACAAGCCCGTAGTCACCAACACCATGGGCATCCCTCGTCCGCCAGCGGGCCAGCCGGCGCTGCTTACTCTGGACGAAGTGAACACCATGTTCCACGAGTTCGGTCACGCCCTCCACGGTCTCTTCGCGACCGCCACCTACCCGTCGCTGGCCGGCACCAGCGTTCCCCGCGACTTCGTGGAATACCCGTCCCAGGTCAACGAGATGTGGTCGCATTGGCCCGAGGTCATCGAGAATTACGCCGCCCACGTGGAAACCGGCGAACGGCTGCCACAGGAGATTCTGGATCAACTCAAGGCCGCCTCCTTGTGGGGCGAGGGCTTCGCGACCACCGAGTACCTGGGCGCCGCCATTCTGGACTGGGCGTGGCATTCACTGGCTCCCGGAGAGACGGTGACGGAACCCGAAGCGTTCGAGGCCGAGGCCCTGCGCGCCGTGGGATTTGATTCGGCGATTATTGCGCCGCGCTACCGGACGGGCTACTTCCAACACATCTTTGTGCACCAGTATTCAGCTGGCTACTACTCCTACATTTGGAGCGAAATGTTTGACGCAGACACCGTGGAATGGTTCACGGAGAACGGCGGACTGAACCGTGCCGCCGGCGATACGTTCCGCAACGTGCTTCTGGCACCCGGAAACGCTTTGGACCCGCTCTCCCTCTTCCGCACGCTTCGCGGTCGAGACGTGAACCCTCAGTTCCTTCTAGAGCGTCGGGGGCTTGCCGCGTGACCACCATTCGCGATGCCCAGTCCTCGCTGACCGCTTGGTACGGCGACCTCGCTGCTGCTACCGGCGGCCGCACCTACACCAGCAGCGGTTGCCAGTGGGTATGGTTGCCTGCCCGCAATCGTTTGCACCTGATGTTCCCGGATAAGCCGGTGGCCTCAAGCATCAAGCCGGGGCTTGCCGAGGGCGTCCGTCTGGGTGCCCGTGACATTTACGCGTGGGTTAACGCGAGCGTGCGACCCGGTGTCCTGGAAGATTTCGGGTTCCGCGCGGGACCGCCGCTGATGTGGACACACGGCTTGTTGCGCCCCACTCCTTCGGGAAAGCTCTCTGAGTTCAACGTTTCTATCAGCTCCACTGTGCCTGGCGCTCGGGGCGCTGACGTGGATGAGCTTGATGTTGCTAACGGCGCGTGGCCGGTACGGCACGTTCTTGCCGTTGATTCTTCGGGTCAGCCGGTGGGTCGCGGTTTCGCTCGGCGCGGGCCGTCGGGGCTGGTGACGCTGCATAATCTTGCGGTTGCTTCGGATGTACGACGACGCGGCGTGGGTACCGCGATGGTGCGTCGGCTTTTGAGCGAATTTCCGCCTGCAGACGAGAGCGCCGATGGTGCTAGCGAGGGTCAGGAATCCACGAACGGCTCGGCCGGACTTCAAGTGGTGGCGGCTGGAGGCCCGTTGGCTCAACCCTTCTTGCGGTCGTTGGGACTACAACCGCTGGGTGTGGGTCGCCAGCTTCGGTTGACGTTGAAGGATGCCGCGCCTAAGTCCTAGCTGCTAGGAAAAGCGAGTGTCCTTGCAGGTGGAGGACGAGGCTTAACGAGAAGGGCTCTGCACCGGTGCTGAATGCACTAGCGCAGAGCCCTTCGTTGTGTCGGTGGTGTTTACCAGCCGCGTTCTGCCAAGCGGTGTGGCTGCGGGATTTCGTCAACGTTGATGCCCACCATGGCTTCACCGAGACCGCGGGAGATCTGCGCGAGCTGATCTGGGTCATCGAAGAACGTGGTGGCCTTGACGATAGCTGCGGCGCGTTCTGCTGGGTTGCCGGACTTGAAGATGCCGGAACCAACGAACACACCGTCGGCGCCGAGCTGCATCATCATGGCAGCGTCAGCCGGGGTGGCAATGCCGCCTGCGGTGAAGAGCACCACGGGAAGCTTGCCGGTGGATGCGATTTCCTTGACGAGTTCGTATGGAGCCTGAATTTCCTTGGCGGCGACGTACAGTTCGTCATCAGCCATGGACTTGAGGCGGTTGATCTCGGCACGGATCTGACGCATG
It includes:
- a CDS encoding M3 family metallopeptidase, whose amino-acid sequence is MTNAFFEPPSNEYLVPDFAALSAADYVEAIKEGIARHTREIQEIAQDPTPATFENTFVALERSGALLREAEMAFANVYPAHGTPEIQAAYKEISALTTAHENDSLQNAELFQRCSAVDASALTGEDARLVSEKLRDFVLAGAQLEQAEKDRIRSINDRVAELSAQFSSRVLAGLNQHALLVTDEAELDGLDASQISAARDAAAEKGLEGWLITLSLFSAQPALSSLTSAEVRARLFERSVTRGLPNSGGIQPVGDPEIETETLSLAQEIATLRAEKAGILGFANYAELALAKQTAPSVEAVDTQLKTLAKAAWNNALAEREKLTAIAGAPVTASDFPYYLEQVRATEFKLDTAALKPYFELDTVLTKGVFYAANKLYGLTFTQRHDIPVYHPDIRVWEVFNEDGSALGLFFGDYFARSTKTGGAWMNSIRGGSQLVGDKPVVTNTMGIPRPPAGQPALLTLDEVNTMFHEFGHALHGLFATATYPSLAGTSVPRDFVEYPSQVNEMWSHWPEVIENYAAHVETGERLPQEILDQLKAASLWGEGFATTEYLGAAILDWAWHSLAPGETVTEPEAFEAEALRAVGFDSAIIAPRYRTGYFQHIFVHQYSAGYYSYIWSEMFDADTVEWFTENGGLNRAAGDTFRNVLLAPGNALDPLSLFRTLRGRDVNPQFLLERRGLAA
- a CDS encoding GNAT family N-acetyltransferase, translating into MTTIRDAQSSLTAWYGDLAAATGGRTYTSSGCQWVWLPARNRLHLMFPDKPVASSIKPGLAEGVRLGARDIYAWVNASVRPGVLEDFGFRAGPPLMWTHGLLRPTPSGKLSEFNVSISSTVPGARGADVDELDVANGAWPVRHVLAVDSSGQPVGRGFARRGPSGLVTLHNLAVASDVRRRGVGTAMVRRLLSEFPPADESADGASEGQESTNGSAGLQVVAAGGPLAQPFLRSLGLQPLGVGRQLRLTLKDAAPKS